The sequence below is a genomic window from Excalfactoria chinensis isolate bCotChi1 chromosome 17, bCotChi1.hap2, whole genome shotgun sequence.
GATGTCTCAGCCCGTGACACCGAGCTCGCTCTGAACAAGCTGGGTTTTGTGGCCAGAAAGTGCCAGGAGAAGCTGGGCCAGGGCAACAGTCCTCACAGCACAGGAGAGCACTGACTGGAGACAGGAGTGCGCCTCCTCCCAGCCCCGAGGGAGAACCATCCCTGCCGGGCTGCGGCAGACAAGCGTGTGGGCTGGGGCAGTTGCTGGCAAAGGGGCCGGGACCTCCCACAGCGCGCTCCAGGCATGTTCCCAACCGGCTGCAGCACCATCTCCACCCCTGCAAGCCAGCATGCGAGCCCAACCCTAGGAGACCGCAGTTCACAGCTTCCCAAAGGAGCACCACACCTCCCGGGGCAAGTTCCTTCCCAGCCGTGCCCACAGCTCACACCACCAGCCTGGCCATGCCAAGGCTGCTTCCTAAGCGCCATTCCCAGGCACTCCAGggctcagcccacagcagctggggctgccgTGGCTCACACCACAACACGCCAAAGCAGGACAAGCAGCATCCATGGCCACTGGGTCATGCTGCAAGCAACAGTAGGGCAGGACGTTTTTgcagcctgctgtgctcagcacagtTCTTACTGGCTGGGGCAACTGGGGtctaaataaatatgttttggcaatgcagaatgtttttttccacCCCAAAGATGTTCCTCCCCTTATTTTGCAGCAGGGGCACTGCCAAAGCCTGGAGGTCTCCATGGAAGGAGACACAAGGTGCACAAAGAGCTCAGCCCTTCTGAGCAGTGCTCTCCCTACTgcctggcacagagctgccctcCTCAGGACCCAAGCTCTGCCACAGAGCACCTCCATGCATCAGCAAAGTATGCTCAACAGCTGAGCACAGCTACACATTCCCAAGATTTCCAGCCAGGTGACACTTAtccctattttattttgtattggCAATAAACAGCTTTGAGGAACAAACTTCAGCATCCAGTCAGCAGACAGAAccacagcaggcaggcagccctgcacaccACAGATGGTCCAGCTCCGAGAACATCCACAAAGCACAGGAATACCTCAGTGAAGGAACATCATCTGACACTGTGCTGTGAGCACCTGCTGTTGGTAGGTTGGGAAGTGCAATGGAGGCTTATTTGCCCTTTATAGGACTGAGAATGGTATCTTGGGGCAGGAACTGCCCTGTGCCACAGGGGACGGGCTGGAAAGAGGAAACATGAACGTGCACAGGGCAGAGTGCACGAAGGCTGCCTGTcactgcacagggctgtggtttGCATCTCCAGTTTGTTCCAGCATGTCATCAAGCTCTTGCAATCATATTCAGGATCACCTGAGACGAGGAACAAAGTGCTGTGAATGGTGCCTGGCCCCACAGCGCCTCACGCTGGGGGAAAACACCCATTGCAACTGCCCTCCCTCCCAGCCTGGCAGATCTGAGCCGTACTCAGGGCAGCAAAAAATGGTGGCTGCAGGAGACTGGGCCTTCTCCCCTTACCTGAGTGAGGACATAAGTTTCCTCTGACAGCTTCTCAATGATGTCAAAGTGATCCACGCTGGCAAGATCCAACAGAGAGACAGACCAACCAGCTGAGCGCAGAGCCTGCGGAGAGATCGGCACTGGCAGGGGGTACCCAGCTGGGTCCCAGCTCACAGCATGAGCACCAGTTCAGCAAGGCCCAGCATTCTCCCCAATGAGGATGGCTAtcacaccagcagcagaaatactaCTCTGATACAGCACATATGCTTTTCATCACCAGAGCTGACAAGAAGAGCTGAGCCCAATGGCAAGAAGAGGCACCTTCCCAAAGCAGGAGGCAGTCCTGATTCAGCAGTGCAGCCAGCCCCACACTCTTCCTTGCAGCTCTGCGTTCCCAGCCCAGAAGTCTCCAAGCCAGAGACCCCCTCACTTGAGGGtttgcagaggaagcagagcaggTGTAATTAGGGCAGCCCATACAGCATCCCTGCAGAGCTCACCTGGCTGTACTCCTGTGACTGCCTGCGGAACTCCGGGGAGTCGTGCTGGGCCACAGCCACAAGCACCTCACAGGATGCAGCCACAGACACTGCTTGTGTGACACACAGGATGGGGCTGTTCCTCTGGGCCACTTCCCTGGGGACGAGACACTGCAGTGACAGACAGTGTGTGCCTGTGTACATCCCCATGCCCTCAGTGGCGTGCACCAGCAAGGCAGAAGGTGCAGGGCCTGCACGCATGGCAGAGGAGGCTACAAAGCTGCTGGTGTTTGCCCACAGGCTGCACTGACCAAAGCCACAAACTGCCTATGCCCTTTTCCACATTCTGCCCCTACAGATGGACTCACAGGCTCATGTTCAGTGCATCATTCACGTAGGTGTGCAGAAGGGGCTCCAGGTCATACACACCGCTCACCAGAACAGCTCCTGCAAACACAGATGTGGAGGGTGAATGGCTCTGCGGTTCAGACCTCCTCATGCCCAAGTCCCCATGGCTCTAGAGGGACAGAGggaggctgctgagctgcaccaGGAGCTCAGCTTATTCTCCCCCCAGTACATACAAACTGCAACCATCTGAAGCAAGTGATCAGCTTTATAGCTTGCAGAACAGTAAAGCAGGGGATGCTCGGGTGCAGCCCCCTGGTGCTAAACACCAGCCCTCCAGAACCTTGTAATACCTCTGATATCTGGAACCACTCCAAATTCTGTCCAGTCCGTAGACAAGACCATGGCTGCCAGGTGAGCCCCTGCCGAGTGTCCACACAAGTAAATACCCCTGGAGAGAAGGAGCCATATGCAGATGTATgaagaaacagcacagcacatgcTGGGGACATCCCAGTTGCAGTGTCCCAAGGGCCACAGCCTGGTCACATTTCCCAGTCTATCAACTGAGCCACTGTACAGTGACAAAGAAGTGCAGTCAGTGGTGCTACGAGGCACCGAGGTCTTTATCATAACTCAGGGCTTCCCCACCCCATCCTGTTTCTGTTACAGCCTCCCCCATGCACTAAAGCACCACAGAGCAACAGGGGCACAATCTGTAAGACCAGACAGAAGCAGTCGAGGCTGCTGGCACATGGGACGGGGACACCAGCACCGTGCACTGCCCACCTGATCCTGTGGTATTGCTTCACCAGGAAGGCAAGGCTGCGCCGCACCTGGAGCACCATCGCATCCATGTGACCTGGGCAGAGTGCAAAGCCAGGTAGGCACCAAGCCAGCGAAGGAAGTCATGACCCCCACTGGGCCCTGCCTACCTTTGGGAGCAATGTCGTAACCCATGGCCACAACTGCAATGCCTCGTGACAGCAGTGCAGGGGCTGCGAAACCCGACGCGTCCTTactggggaggggagagagaagCTGCCGAGCTCCAGGGGACGGATGTCCTCGTGGGGCTGCCAGGTGGTGGCCATTGGGTCACCCAAGCCTGGGCTGAGCATTCTTCTCTGGAGAGGGAAGATGTAAAGGAGGCCCGGGAGCTCCCTTCTCAAGGGAGCCCATATCAGAAGTCTGTCTTACCTCAAGCACTGCCAGTATCCACCGTGGATGTAGACAAAGACTGGgaaggctgcacagcacagcacaggtaAGCACACGGGATGACCTGAGCCCCCCAGTCCCCGTGCCCATCCCCTACCTTCAGAACAGTcggcaggaaaataaatgtccATCTTTTCCCTGTCTCCATCTCCATAGGGGACGTGCAGCGAGGTCCGAGCAGCAGCCTGGGCCTTCTGCGTTCCTGCAGGGCCGGGGCAGGATCAGCCCCAGGCCGTACGCGGCACCACAGCTCTGCGCTGAGCTCCGCAGGCCCGGCTTGGGGCCGTGCCCGTCCCGGTGCCGCCCTCCGTGCCCGGCCGTGCCCCTCCGCCCCTCGCTGTGCCCGCTCCCACCTGCGGTCATCACGTCGATGTGGGCCTGGAGGACGCTCTCGCTGTCCATACGGCGGGACCAGCGGCTGGGCGAGtactgctcctccagctcctgcgGGCACACGGACAAGGGGCTGCACGGAGAGCGGGGCCGGTCCCGGGGCACCGAACGAGGCCTCGGCCCGGCCACGCCGCGCACCTGCAGCCCCATGTCCTGCCATCGCCCCATGTCCTCCGCGCACAGCCGGGCTCGCTGCCGGcggccgggccgagccgggtCACGGCACCGGGCGGGGCCGCCCCTCGGCCATTGGCCGCCGCAGGTCGGGTCGGGCCGGGCCGGTCGGTCTCGCAGCCATTGGCCGCCGGGACGCGGCGGGGCGAGCGGAGGGCGCTGACCCCGCGGACCGGGCGATGACGTCACAGCCCCGCGCGGGGCGCGCCGGGAAGGCGGCACCTTTCGCGGGAGCGCGGCCAGAAATGAGAATTCTCCCGCCCGCGCTCGGATTGGTCGGCGCTGCGAGGAGAAATCCGCTCGGATTGGCCGCCGGCTGCGGCACGTGGGCGCGAGGCCGTCGCGGATTGGGCGGTCTGGAGGCGCGCGCGCGGGCGGTGAGCCGGTCGGTCGGTCAGTCTGAGGAGCCGCGCCAAGATGAGCTGCCTGACCGTGCCCGGCGTGCAGCCCGGATCGCCCGGCCGGCCCCGGGGGCAGATCCAGGTAccgggcggggccgggagcggggccgggccggctGCGGGGGGTGCCGAGTGCCGGGCGGTGCCGGTCCGGCGCTGTGCGGGGTGACGGGACGGCCGTGCCGCGGGTGGGCGCCGAGGTGCTGCGGGGCGGCGGTGGGTCCACAGCGCAGCACTGACCGCGGCTCTGCACACAGGTGATCTTCGGGCCCATGTTCTCTGGGAAGAGGTAAGGCGGGATGGAGCGGGAGGCGGCTGGGCCTGTGTGtctgtgtccatctgtgtccGTCtgtatctgtctgtctgtgtctgtctgtgtccatctgtctgTATCTGTCTGTGTCCGTCTGTGCCTGCTGACcacctctcctgcagcacagagctcatgCGGCGGGTGCGGCGCTTCCAGCTCGCTCAGTACCAATGTCTGCTGGTGAAGTACGCCAAGGACACGCGCTACTGCACCACCGGCGTCTCCACGCACGACAGGtgggctgtgggcaggaggGTCTGCACCCGCGGGCCTGTGGTTGGGCTGCCTGGCTCACCCCTCTTTCCCCCTCAGGAACACCATGGAGGCCCGTCCTGCCTGTGCCCTTAAGGATGTGTACCAGGAGGCGCTGTGTTCTGCGGTCATTGGCATCGACGAGGGGCAGTTTGTAAGTGTGTGGCCGTGGCAGGGCCCGGGGTGCAGCACTGCTAGACCTGGAGCAGAGCGctgccccttcctcctcctgaagctgctgtttctgtgcctCTTTAGTTCCCAGACATTGTGGAGTTCTGTGAGAAGATGGCCAACGCCGGGAAAACCGTCATCGTCGCTGCTCTCGATGGGACTTTCCAGAGGAAGGTAAAACGCTTCAGTTTCAGTACAGCAGCTGCACTGGGAACCTCACCAAACTCAATACAGCCACTGTCTCGATGCAGGCTTTTGGGAGCATCCTGAACCTGGTCCCGCTGGCTGAGAGCGTGGTGAAGTTGAATGCTGTGTGCATGGAGTGCTACCGAGAGGCCTCTTACACAAagaggctgggagcagagagggaGGTGAGTTCCCTTGGAACACAAAGCACTTCAGCAGCTTCACCTTGCCAGCTCTGCTAGCCTAGAAAGGTAAGCTGATATCTGCAGAGTCATTCTTGTGATTTCCGTGTTAGGTCGAAGTGATTGGAGGAGCAGACAAATACCACTCTGTCTGCAGAGCTTGCTACTTCCAGAAGAAGCCTCAGCAGCTCGGGTCAGAAAACAAGGAGAATGTTCCCCTGAAGCAGCTGGATATGCCAGTGTCACGGAAGATCTTTGCTTCTTGATTGCTGTGCACCGGtgtggaggagggggaggaTATAAGGAATGAAGATAAATGTTGCAGCTCCTGGACTTAAGATCTGGCTTTTCCCCCCCCTTATCAAAACTCAAATGCTGTAGCTCTACCTGACGAACCAAGCTGCTCTTCCACTGCTCCAAGTGCAGGGAAAGAGGGCAATCATCCGGACCTGGTGCCAGGGGAGCTGAAAACAGAGTCTGAAAGGGAGTTCTGTTCCCAGAATGTGGACGAAAGGTTTAATTAGCGGTGCTGCCATACAGACACATGCTGGAAAGCCACCACACCAACCCGAGCTGCGGGGCACTGACAGCTTGCTGTAGCTCTTCTGATCTGCTCTCCTGCTCCTGGCACGTATTCAGACTTGCCACTGGTAGGCAGGTCACCTGCCTGCAAACAGCCATTTCTCTCTCTCGTGCTGTTGCTAAATTCTGGGTTTCTTACAACACTGTACGGTAACTTGACTTCCAAAAGCCGCTTCCTTTTTAATACAGCCCGAGGAAATGCTCCTTCCTTTCTTGCAGGACAGtggcacaacagcagcagcctggcccTCTGCAGTCTCTTAACTGTGTATAGCCAATTAGCTTGCTGTTCAATTTGCTGTAAATAcataggattttttttgtttgcttgttttgtttttaaatagaggagaggagaaggaaggctcGACTTGTCAGCCTGACTCCTGAGCTCATTCTAGcctttgaaattaattttcttggTGCAGCCACTTCATAAGGCTTAATGACCTATGGAAGGTGTGGGGGATCAGGAATTAAACTGTAGAGAGCTGGGCGACCATTCCTGAGGAGATGCAGCTACCTGGAAAAGGGTCTTTCCTCTGAGTGGAAGGTTCTCAGCTCTACTCACACGTTCTGCTTCCTCCTCGGCCTTCCAAGAACTCGAGCCTGCTGCTTCCCTTGCTGTAACACCCGAAGGATCCTCTCCTTTTGCTTGTCGTGGCTTCTGGAAGGTATTTTTACTACATGTATAAAGTGCTTTTACTCATCGGATTCCTTGAGCTCTGAGAGGTAGCTCTTGGTTCTGGTTGGGCTTTGGTCAACCCTCTCATTACAGTGCTCTCTCAGTACTTGTTTACTACTGTAatgaggaggaggcagctgccCAGGCTGTTACAAGACTCTGAAACCTCCCTTCCTTGGTGTTAACTAAAGCAATTACAGCTATGGCGTTCACAAACACTCATCAGGCCTTTTCCCCTTAGGGCTGGGGGACAGGCAGCAGTGCTTGTATTCCAGGTTAATAAATAACTTAATGAAATCGCCTGCGTCTTTTCACAGCAGCCTGGTGTGCAGCTTTCCTGCTCACAAAGCAGAGCGGCAGCACTGGCTGCTGGTCACACGGCACTGATGTTGCTCAGGCTGTTCTGAGGAGCAACAAGCCTTGCTAAAAATAGGCACTGACATGAGCTTGTTGATGGCAcaacaggcagcagctccacagctccCCCCTGGAGCCCCCCCAGggcacagcagagaggaagaaccCATTTCTTTAGAGAAACACAGGGGGTGGCTAGGTGAAAAAGTTTATTCCATCTCTACAGTGACGAAGGCATCGTTGAATACCAGCCCCAGCAGCTACAGCTCACATACCTCACactgctgctgggcacagcttcacaacagacacagcagcacacaaccTGAGACAAGCCACGGCCCACGCGGAGGCACAGCACGACACCCAGCCCGGGGACAGGCTGCTGAGCAGGGTACGGCTCGGACAGCAGGGAGTGGGGAGTGGGGAGACCCCCGCAGGGTTCAGTGGGAGGCAGACGTAAGGCCTGCAGTTGGCAGGGAGGTGCTCTGGGGGGAAGGGagctgcccagcacccagcactccTGTAGAtcccaaagcagatcccaaaGCAGAGTGCGGGCTGCTCCGGGGGAAGGCACAGCACAAGGGTGCATATTCAGATGAGGCTTTGGCATCAAGCtcagtcagcagcagctgagggaggggaggaaggcaCGCAAACCCAGTATCAGGCAGGAGCGGGACTGCGCcgtgcagctgtgctgggacagatGCTACAGCAGTTAAAGGTGGCACCTGGggactgcagccagcagagctggtcAAGGCAGCAGCACCGGGAGGGAGCGAGGGGTGCTCACCACTGCTCCCCCAGGGGCACAGCGCTGGGGCTCAGCCGCTCTGGAGCACCAACCCCCACCCCGGGAGGAGCTGGCTGTGCACTGCGGGTCCCACTCAGCCATCACTGCTTCACAGCAAGGAGCACGCGGCCCCACCGTAGGCACCGGGCCCTGCCCTCTGCCCCAGCACCCACCCAACGCCAGTGGTCTTCACACAAAGCAACCATCGCTCTCCTACCCCCTTCCCCATTCAAGCTATAGGtccctcccttcccaccccatGAGAGAAAATTGCACTTGTACAGCCAACCCTGCCGGCCAGGCTCAGTACACCGGAGGCGGCTGGTAGCCCTCGGTGGCATCCGCGGTCTGGGTGAAGGGCGGCTGCTGGTAGCTGTCGTGGCTGATGTTGGGGTAACTGGAGTACGGCGTGGACACCTCCGGCGAGGGGTCAACGTAGCTGTGCGCAAAGTCATCCACCCCCATCTTGTACCGCTTGTAGGCGAAGGTGATCAGGAGGGcctgcaggaggcacagcccGTCAGGGCCCGGCACTAAGCAGAAGAGCCCCACTGAG
It includes:
- the AFMID gene encoding kynurenine formamidase isoform X2; translated protein: MGRWQDMGLQELEEQYSPSRWSRRMDSESVLQAHIDVMTAGTQKAQAAARTSLHVPYGDGDREKMDIYFPADCSEAFPVFVYIHGGYWQCLSKDASGFAAPALLSRGIAVVAMGYDIAPKGHMDAMVLQVRRSLAFLVKQYHRIRGIYLCGHSAGAHLAAMVLSTDWTEFGVVPDIRGAVLVSGVYDLEPLLHTYVNDALNMSLLCAQLVGLSLCWILPAWITLTSLRSCQRKLMSSLR
- the TK1 gene encoding thymidine kinase, cytosolic translates to MSCLTVPGVQPGSPGRPRGQIQVIFGPMFSGKSTELMRRVRRFQLAQYQCLLVKYAKDTRYCTTGVSTHDRNTMEARPACALKDVYQEALCSAVIGIDEGQFFPDIVEFCEKMANAGKTVIVAALDGTFQRKAFGSILNLVPLAESVVKLNAVCMECYREASYTKRLGAEREVEVIGGADKYHSVCRACYFQKKPQQLGSENKENVPLKQLDMPVSRKIFAS
- the AFMID gene encoding kynurenine formamidase isoform X1, whose amino-acid sequence is MGRWQDMGLQELEEQYSPSRWSRRMDSESVLQAHIDVMTAGTQKAQAAARTSLHVPYGDGDREKMDIYFPADCSEAFPVFVYIHGGYWQCLSKDASGFAAPALLSRGIAVVAMGYDIAPKGHMDAMVLQVRRSLAFLVKQYHRIRGIYLCGHSAGAHLAAMVLSTDWTEFGVVPDIRGAVLVSGVYDLEPLLHTYVNDALNMSLEVAQRNSPILCVTQAVSVAASCEVLVAVAQHDSPEFRRQSQEYSQALRSAGWSVSLLDLASVDHFDIIEKLSEETYVLTQVILNMIARA